The following are from one region of the Acidobacteriota bacterium genome:
- a CDS encoding GTPase, translating to MSFKRVLILGAAGRDFHNFNVVFRNNPSYQVVAFTAAQIPDIAGRRYPAALAGEAYPDGIPIAEEKDLEKLIREKNVDVVVFSYSDVAYPTLMHLASRAAAAGADFWLLSAEHTQLKSSVPVVSICAVRTGCGKSPLSRMVAAELRRAGLKVVAIRHPMPYGDLAAQAVQRFATIADQEKHQCTIEEREEYEPHLVHGTVVYAGVDYEKILRQAEKEADVILWDGGNNDTPFYVSDLEIVVADPHRPGHELAYYPGEVNLRRAQVVVINKVDTATRENVELVRRNIEQANPKAQIIETACRVSVADPAQIRGKRVLVVEDGPTLTHGEMPYGAGVVAARQCGAAELVDPRPYAIGSIRGTFERYTHVTTLLPAMGYGDIQRHELEETINRTPCDVVVIATPVDLGHILNIKHPCVRVGYEIEEVSRPGMTELMADFIQKVEKHRLVHA from the coding sequence ATGTCATTCAAGCGCGTTCTGATTCTGGGGGCCGCCGGCCGCGACTTTCATAACTTTAATGTTGTATTTCGCAACAATCCTTCCTATCAAGTCGTCGCCTTTACAGCCGCCCAGATCCCTGATATTGCCGGCCGTCGCTATCCGGCAGCTTTGGCGGGTGAAGCCTATCCGGATGGAATTCCAATCGCGGAGGAGAAAGATCTCGAGAAGCTAATCCGCGAGAAGAACGTGGATGTCGTTGTGTTTTCTTACAGCGATGTGGCATATCCGACGCTGATGCACCTCGCATCTCGGGCAGCTGCCGCGGGAGCAGACTTCTGGTTACTGAGCGCTGAGCATACGCAATTGAAATCGTCTGTGCCGGTGGTTTCCATCTGTGCTGTGCGTACGGGATGCGGCAAGAGTCCATTGTCGCGGATGGTTGCTGCCGAGCTGCGGCGCGCCGGACTGAAGGTGGTTGCGATTCGCCATCCGATGCCTTACGGCGATTTGGCTGCGCAAGCAGTGCAACGCTTCGCTACGATCGCGGACCAGGAAAAGCACCAATGCACCATTGAAGAACGGGAAGAATATGAGCCCCACCTCGTCCACGGCACGGTTGTGTATGCGGGTGTGGACTACGAAAAGATCCTGCGCCAGGCCGAAAAAGAAGCGGACGTCATCCTATGGGACGGCGGTAATAACGACACGCCTTTCTATGTGTCGGATCTGGAAATCGTGGTTGCGGATCCGCATCGACCGGGCCATGAACTCGCTTACTATCCCGGAGAAGTCAACCTGCGACGTGCGCAAGTCGTTGTTATCAACAAGGTCGATACGGCCACTCGCGAGAATGTCGAACTCGTGCGTCGCAATATTGAGCAGGCCAATCCGAAAGCACAAATCATCGAAACCGCTTGCCGGGTATCGGTGGCCGATCCCGCACAGATTCGCGGGAAGAGAGTGCTGGTGGTCGAAGACGGCCCCACTCTTACGCACGGCGAAATGCCTTATGGAGCCGGCGTGGTGGCGGCACGGCAGTGTGGAGCGGCGGAACTGGTCGACCCCCGGCCGTATGCGATTGGATCGATTCGCGGCACTTTCGAACGGTACACGCATGTGACGACTCTGCTTCCTGCCATGGGTTACGGAGATATCCAGCGGCACGAATTGGAAGAGACCATCAATCGCACACCTTGCGACGTTGTAGTCATCGCAACCCCGGTGGATCTCGGACACATTCTGAACATCAAGCATCCGTGCGTACGCGTGGGATACGAGATCGAAGAAGTAAGCCGTCCGGGCATGACGGAGTTGATGGCGGACTTCATTCAGAAAGTCGAAAAGCATCGGTTGGTGCATGCGTGA
- the argF gene encoding ornithine carbamoyltransferase, with the protein MLSNDFLSIRDFSPNEIREFIELGRLIKSNPELFAGSLRGQTLALIFEKPSLRTRVSFDVGVHQLGGFSLYLSPAEINLGKRESVYDVAKNLERMVQGIMIRTFAHEIVEQMAEYARIPIINGLTDYSHPCQAMADYLTMLELKGEIAELKVAFIGDGNNVAHSLMFAGAQLGAHVWVATPPQYEPEAAAIRWATERARNTGGSCTITNDPVEAAYDADVIYTDAWTSMGQESEKAERSKIFRPYQVNSELFRLAKPDAIFMHCLPAHRGEEVTTEVIDSVHSVVFQQAENRLHAQKAILVELMKHEVAERLRATVLHE; encoded by the coding sequence ATGCTCAGCAATGATTTTCTTTCTATTCGTGACTTCAGCCCGAATGAGATTCGAGAGTTCATCGAGCTCGGGCGCCTGATCAAGTCCAACCCGGAACTGTTCGCCGGATCGTTACGAGGCCAGACACTGGCCTTGATATTCGAGAAGCCCTCCCTTCGAACTCGCGTCAGCTTTGATGTTGGCGTTCATCAACTGGGTGGATTTTCACTCTACCTGTCTCCGGCCGAGATCAATCTTGGCAAGCGGGAATCGGTGTATGACGTGGCCAAGAATCTGGAGCGGATGGTGCAGGGCATCATGATCCGCACGTTTGCTCACGAGATTGTCGAGCAGATGGCGGAGTATGCGCGCATCCCGATCATCAATGGCCTCACGGACTACAGCCATCCCTGCCAGGCGATGGCTGACTACCTCACGATGCTGGAGTTGAAGGGCGAGATTGCCGAACTGAAGGTGGCTTTCATCGGTGACGGAAACAACGTCGCGCACTCGCTGATGTTCGCGGGGGCGCAGCTGGGCGCGCACGTTTGGGTCGCTACTCCTCCGCAGTACGAACCGGAAGCGGCGGCGATTCGTTGGGCAACAGAGCGCGCGAGGAATACCGGCGGAAGTTGCACGATCACAAACGATCCAGTGGAAGCTGCCTACGATGCAGACGTGATTTACACCGATGCCTGGACCAGCATGGGACAGGAATCTGAAAAAGCGGAGCGCAGCAAAATCTTCCGGCCGTACCAGGTGAATAGCGAACTGTTCCGCCTGGCCAAGCCGGACGCAATCTTCATGCATTGCCTTCCCGCACATCGGGGAGAAGAAGTCACGACCGAAGTCATCGACTCCGTGCATTCTGTCGTCTTTCAGCAAGCGGAGAACCGTTTACACGCGCAGAAAGCAATCCTCGTGGAGTTGATGAAACACGAGGTAGCGGAACGGCTGAGGGCGACCGTGTTGCACGAGTGA
- a CDS encoding four helix bundle protein, giving the protein MRGHRDLVAWQKAMDLTKKIYVLTNAFPKHEVYGLTSQLRRAAVSIPSSLAEGAARNGQREFSYFISTARGSLAEVETQVELAVFLNYIPQDAAKTVMVSISDLGRILIGLRNWSSGPQVSSDKQPETRNKKLV; this is encoded by the coding sequence ATGCGTGGACATCGCGACTTGGTGGCTTGGCAGAAGGCGATGGACCTCACGAAGAAGATTTACGTGTTAACCAATGCCTTTCCAAAGCACGAGGTTTACGGCCTGACTAGTCAACTTCGGCGCGCTGCGGTTTCCATCCCGAGCAGTCTCGCTGAGGGAGCAGCCAGGAACGGACAGCGTGAGTTCAGCTACTTCATCAGTACTGCCCGGGGATCACTCGCGGAAGTTGAAACCCAGGTCGAGCTTGCGGTTTTCCTGAATTACATCCCGCAAGATGCCGCGAAAACCGTAATGGTATCCATTTCCGACCTTGGGCGAATTTTGATCGGCCTGCGCAACTGGTCTTCGGGACCTCAAGTCAGCTCCGACAAGCAACCGGAAACCAGAAACAAGAAACTTGTATGA
- the arcC gene encoding carbamate kinase, producing the protein MKPILIAVGGNSLIRAGEKGTVAEQMANARRTAAAICGLIRDGHRIVITHGNGPQVGAQLLRSERTSDQVPAQTLDVCGAASQGEIGYLLAQAMKRELSGAGLVVPVVSVVTQTVVSASDPAMEHPSKPIGPFYSRSDAEEKKRLFGWTIVEDASRGYRRVVPSPEPVEIVEMEVIRKLVDAGVLVIACGGGGIPVLRANGGLQGVEAVIDKDRASALLASELGLDIFAISTDTDYVYLDYKKATQRPLSSVTAAELGSYARAGHFPPGNMGPKVESALRFLRAGGREVIITSYEHLYDAVGGRAGTHIVSSDAKPVAAEAVHDHVLLR; encoded by the coding sequence ATGAAGCCCATCCTGATCGCCGTCGGCGGCAACTCCCTCATCCGGGCGGGGGAGAAGGGAACTGTTGCTGAGCAGATGGCCAATGCGCGGCGCACTGCAGCGGCGATTTGCGGGCTGATTCGCGACGGACATCGCATCGTGATCACTCACGGCAATGGTCCGCAGGTGGGCGCGCAGCTACTACGCTCCGAGCGTACTTCCGATCAGGTGCCTGCGCAGACTCTGGATGTGTGCGGTGCGGCCAGCCAGGGAGAAATTGGATATCTGCTCGCGCAAGCCATGAAGCGCGAATTGTCCGGCGCCGGATTGGTCGTACCTGTCGTTAGTGTGGTTACGCAGACCGTGGTGTCCGCTTCAGACCCGGCGATGGAGCATCCTTCGAAGCCGATTGGTCCTTTCTATTCACGCTCCGATGCGGAAGAAAAGAAGCGTCTCTTCGGATGGACGATCGTGGAAGACGCTTCTCGTGGATATCGCCGGGTGGTGCCCTCTCCTGAGCCGGTGGAAATCGTCGAGATGGAAGTCATCCGCAAGCTGGTCGACGCCGGAGTACTGGTGATCGCGTGCGGCGGTGGCGGGATTCCGGTCTTGCGCGCGAACGGTGGCCTGCAGGGAGTTGAAGCTGTGATTGATAAGGACCGGGCGTCGGCGCTGCTGGCCTCAGAACTTGGTTTAGATATATTCGCCATCTCGACCGACACGGACTATGTCTATCTCGATTACAAAAAGGCAACCCAGCGCCCGCTCTCGTCTGTGACGGCTGCCGAACTCGGAAGCTACGCTCGGGCTGGCCATTTTCCGCCGGGGAATATGGGGCCGAAAGTCGAATCAGCGTTGCGCTTTCTTCGCGCCGGCGGCAGAGAAGTCATCATTACTTCGTACGAGCATCTTTACGATGCGGTTGGCGGCCGCGCGGGCACGCATATTGTCTCAAGCGACGCCAAACCAGTCGCGGCTGAAGCGGTGCACGATCACGTCCTACTCAGGTGA
- the pyrB gene encoding aspartate carbamoyltransferase, protein MKLRHVIESQQFTLPLLMDLFTRSRGMERIVARGGSLDYQNRILAALFYAPSTRTRFSFEAAMHRLGGRVISTEQARAFSSAVEGEQVEDTIRIISGCSDLIVIRHHEEDGARRAAAVSPVPIINAGDGCGGQHPTQALLDLYTIYRMRPLDGLSVAFIGELDRGRTVRSLAYLLAKFERIRIFFVSPPQMQIQPDILEYLDRHNVQYELESDLNKVVGEVNVVYQTRIRPERAGDPVSRMYSIDSSVLQKMKADAMILHPLPRTVELDKTVDSDPRAMYFRQATNGLYVRMALLTMLLEP, encoded by the coding sequence ATGAAACTTCGCCACGTTATCGAATCCCAGCAATTCACGCTGCCTCTGTTGATGGATTTGTTTACCCGATCTCGAGGGATGGAGCGCATCGTGGCGCGGGGCGGCTCGTTGGATTATCAGAATCGCATCCTGGCGGCGCTGTTCTATGCTCCGTCCACGCGCACCCGATTCTCATTTGAAGCGGCGATGCACCGGCTCGGAGGTCGCGTCATTTCCACGGAGCAGGCGCGCGCGTTTTCATCCGCGGTCGAAGGCGAACAAGTCGAAGACACGATCCGCATTATTAGCGGTTGTTCCGATCTGATCGTGATCCGCCACCATGAAGAAGATGGCGCGCGGCGCGCGGCGGCGGTCTCACCGGTACCGATCATCAATGCCGGCGACGGCTGCGGCGGACAGCACCCTACGCAAGCGCTACTCGATCTCTACACGATCTATCGCATGCGTCCCCTGGATGGTTTAAGCGTGGCGTTCATTGGCGAATTGGATCGAGGCCGGACCGTTCGATCGCTGGCCTATTTGCTGGCAAAGTTCGAGCGCATCCGCATCTTCTTTGTGAGCCCGCCGCAGATGCAGATCCAGCCGGATATTCTCGAATATCTGGATCGGCACAATGTGCAATACGAACTGGAATCCGACCTGAACAAAGTGGTCGGAGAAGTGAATGTTGTCTACCAGACACGGATTCGGCCGGAGCGCGCCGGTGATCCTGTATCTCGAATGTATTCGATCGATTCTTCGGTTCTGCAAAAAATGAAGGCGGATGCGATGATTCTTCATCCACTTCCGCGGACAGTGGAGTTGGATAAGACGGTCGACAGCGATCCGCGCGCCATGTATTTCCGGCAGGCGACGAATGGTCTGTATGTCCGAATGGCGCTATTGACGATGCTTTTGGAACCATAG
- the rocD gene encoding ornithine--oxo-acid transaminase, with protein sequence MPLLEEKTPTQEFIQLEENFGAHNYHPLDVVIERAQGCWVYDVEGKKYLDCLAAYSAVNQGHCHPRILHAMLEQAHKVTLTSRAFRNDQLPLLYEELHNLTGFDMALPMNSGAEAVETAVKAARKWGHKVKGIPENKAEIIVCANNFHGRTVTIVSFSTDEQYRDGFGPFTPGFKIIPYGDAAALRQAITPDTCAFLVEPIQGEAGIVIPPAGFLKEAAVICRENRVLFIADEIQSGLGRTGKLFAFMHEDIRPDAVIVGKALSGGFYPVSAVLASKEVLGVFNPGDHGSTFGGNPLACAVARAALRVLVEERLPERSAELGAYFLAQLKTLRSAGLKEVRGRGLWIAIEMHGMARPYCEALKDEGILCKETHDHVIRIAPPLTITREEIDWAVARIQKVIERK encoded by the coding sequence ATGCCCTTACTCGAAGAAAAAACTCCGACCCAGGAATTTATCCAGCTCGAAGAAAACTTCGGTGCTCATAACTATCATCCACTGGACGTCGTGATCGAGCGCGCCCAGGGATGCTGGGTGTATGACGTGGAAGGCAAGAAGTACCTCGATTGCCTGGCTGCGTATTCCGCGGTGAACCAGGGGCACTGCCATCCGCGAATTCTCCATGCCATGCTGGAGCAGGCTCACAAAGTTACGCTGACTTCGCGCGCCTTTCGCAACGACCAGCTTCCATTGCTCTACGAAGAGCTGCACAACCTGACCGGCTTCGACATGGCGTTGCCGATGAACTCCGGCGCGGAGGCAGTTGAAACTGCCGTGAAAGCTGCGCGCAAGTGGGGACATAAGGTCAAGGGCATTCCTGAGAACAAGGCAGAAATCATTGTCTGCGCGAACAATTTTCACGGACGTACCGTGACCATCGTCAGCTTTTCCACCGACGAGCAATATCGCGATGGCTTCGGGCCCTTCACTCCCGGCTTCAAAATCATTCCCTATGGCGACGCCGCGGCATTGCGCCAGGCCATCACGCCGGATACTTGCGCATTTCTCGTCGAGCCAATTCAGGGCGAGGCCGGGATCGTCATTCCGCCTGCCGGGTTCCTGAAGGAAGCGGCAGTAATCTGCCGGGAGAATCGTGTTCTCTTTATTGCCGATGAAATCCAGTCAGGGTTGGGCCGTACCGGCAAGCTGTTTGCATTTATGCACGAGGACATTCGTCCGGACGCGGTCATCGTCGGGAAGGCGCTCTCCGGCGGGTTCTATCCGGTGTCGGCGGTATTGGCATCGAAGGAAGTGCTGGGCGTGTTCAATCCCGGCGATCATGGCAGCACGTTCGGAGGTAATCCACTGGCCTGCGCTGTGGCGCGTGCGGCGTTGCGGGTGCTGGTCGAAGAAAGGCTGCCAGAAAGGTCCGCCGAACTTGGAGCTTACTTTCTTGCGCAGCTGAAGACGCTGCGCAGCGCGGGCTTGAAAGAAGTTCGGGGACGTGGACTTTGGATTGCCATCGAGATGCACGGTATGGCGCGTCCGTATTGTGAGGCACTGAAGGATGAAGGCATCCTTTGCAAAGAGACGCATGATCACGTGATCCGGATTGCACCGCCGCTGACCATCACGCGCGAGGAAATTGACTGGGCGGTGGCGCGGATTCAGAAGGTGATCGAGAGGAAGTAG
- a CDS encoding alpha-galactosidase: MWISLQSSFVFDWRISTQDRLQHFYVEKGADTPTAVGTHQVDFDQNYRWEGKSSTYANPGPGGPREIIPYFLVQQADKNQSGFYVGIEFSGRTHLTLQREQRSLRGELGLNPLPGPFRTRLTPSGSFVTPKIFLGAAVGGPDAVANVLRPWVREVLGSKETWNDPHYPLTVINTWGGGMAVNEEVARRMLRDAAGLGLEMFHIDAGWFRGVGDWHPDPQKFPRGLAPIADEAHSLGLKFGLWVDWTQAALGTNPGALNVRDPSVLPWLTSEVPADWRPEEFKGHTIDIGFPPAKAWALQETDRIVSDYKLDMLEHDGYLVAQGCASSSHPHTPPDLQNKCQYGNAVACGSNATDVSYHAVRAYYDVQSNLRAKHAGIILEVCNDGGRMVDFGTAAHADYFSITDTYDPISNRRAFYDTSYVLPAAMLETYVEHWPVSRIENFRYMLRSGMMGWFTIMMDTSAWSAEQHAVAKSEIDFYKSTLRPLIRDAILYHISERPDGVRWDGMEYFDSASDKGVVFAFRGTDPKIAEHVFHLKGLRPKGRYQLLFRDHTSRDSVVTGAQLMNDGIAVRLQESNSSEIVSLLPMHSR; this comes from the coding sequence GTGTGGATTTCCCTGCAGAGCAGTTTCGTATTCGATTGGAGAATCTCCACGCAGGATAGACTGCAACATTTCTACGTAGAGAAAGGCGCCGATACGCCTACTGCGGTGGGAACACACCAAGTGGATTTTGACCAGAACTACAGGTGGGAGGGGAAGTCTAGTACGTACGCCAATCCGGGGCCGGGCGGGCCTCGCGAAATCATTCCGTACTTCCTGGTGCAGCAGGCGGATAAGAATCAGTCTGGGTTTTATGTCGGGATCGAATTCAGTGGAAGGACTCATCTCACGTTGCAACGGGAACAGAGATCACTCCGAGGAGAGTTGGGCCTGAATCCTCTACCCGGTCCGTTTCGAACGCGGCTTACTCCGAGTGGAAGCTTTGTCACTCCCAAGATATTTCTCGGTGCCGCGGTCGGCGGCCCTGACGCGGTCGCCAATGTGCTGCGCCCGTGGGTGCGCGAAGTCCTTGGTTCGAAGGAAACATGGAACGATCCGCATTATCCGTTGACCGTGATCAATACGTGGGGCGGCGGAATGGCTGTCAACGAAGAGGTCGCGCGGCGCATGCTCCGTGATGCTGCCGGACTGGGACTGGAAATGTTTCACATTGACGCTGGATGGTTCCGTGGAGTCGGCGACTGGCATCCCGATCCGCAGAAGTTTCCGCGTGGCCTGGCGCCGATCGCGGATGAGGCTCACAGTCTCGGATTGAAATTCGGTCTGTGGGTGGACTGGACGCAAGCCGCCTTGGGCACGAATCCGGGCGCGCTGAATGTCAGGGACCCGAGCGTACTTCCATGGCTCACGAGCGAGGTTCCCGCGGATTGGAGACCGGAGGAGTTCAAAGGACACACCATCGACATCGGGTTTCCACCCGCGAAGGCGTGGGCCCTGCAGGAGACCGACCGCATCGTCAGCGACTACAAACTCGACATGCTGGAACACGACGGCTATCTGGTGGCGCAGGGATGTGCTTCTTCCAGCCACCCGCACACTCCACCGGACTTGCAGAACAAGTGTCAGTACGGAAACGCTGTTGCTTGCGGATCGAATGCCACTGACGTCAGTTATCACGCGGTGCGCGCCTACTACGACGTTCAATCCAACCTGCGAGCGAAACATGCAGGGATTATTCTGGAGGTCTGCAACGATGGCGGCCGTATGGTGGACTTCGGAACTGCCGCCCACGCAGACTATTTCTCAATCACCGATACGTACGATCCGATCTCAAACCGGCGCGCGTTTTACGACACGAGCTACGTGTTGCCCGCTGCGATGCTGGAAACGTATGTGGAACACTGGCCGGTGTCCCGGATCGAGAACTTCCGGTACATGTTGCGCAGTGGAATGATGGGCTGGTTCACAATCATGATGGACACATCTGCATGGAGCGCGGAACAGCACGCCGTTGCCAAGTCTGAAATTGATTTCTACAAGTCGACACTGCGCCCGCTGATTCGCGATGCGATTCTCTACCATATTTCCGAACGGCCTGACGGCGTGCGATGGGATGGAATGGAATATTTTGATTCCGCCAGCGACAAGGGCGTGGTGTTTGCGTTCCGGGGAACCGATCCGAAAATTGCCGAGCATGTGTTTCACCTCAAGGGGTTGAGGCCGAAGGGGAGATATCAACTGTTATTTCGTGACCATACAAGCCGGGATAGCGTCGTCACCGGTGCGCAGTTGATGAATGACGGAATTGCCGTCCGTCTGCAGGAATCCAATAGTTCAGAGATTGTGAGTCTACTTCCAATGCACAGTCGTTGA
- a CDS encoding VWA domain-containing protein, translating to MSHQDSVNTRANSRIFAGHLVVALLVFLFANRAKTQEPTPPGTVFQTSSNLVVLDVVVTDHAGKSITGLTQDDFTVLEDGVAQSITSFEIPPGGNLPASAIATGNRQDTKTTGPAKAASPQALTILVIDELNTEVLDEMYARQGIEKFLAKRGPHLAQPTSLMLLGQKRLELLQDYTQDAHALTAALYHRHPELPFGLMASEFGGSSERLAKSLWALSQIAAANSHHEGRKNVIWVGPGFPALNSRMLDPADRPRFVNAVTESANQLLKARVSVYTVNPKGLETAPTTYQSGVGDSLVSESGDQATGDLIFESIAPDTGGEIFRLRNDVDVAIAESANDGSSYYSLAYYPTNHNWNGKYRRIKIVLRGQGLQARTRKGYFAIPDLPLTDEQVDTVLSRAVMNPLPYRALEIEAKAKSAGAGKGRFLIRVDRHNLHWETLSNGNRRCEVTVVVAGVGGDDKVYSHKVTELESVVDSKRFEQQLNRPVAFDVVADLPPKTKHVRIVVRDAHSDHIGSADLSRDALPFR from the coding sequence ATGTCCCATCAAGACTCTGTAAACACCAGGGCAAACTCTCGCATCTTCGCCGGGCACCTTGTGGTCGCGCTGCTGGTGTTTCTGTTCGCGAATCGAGCTAAAACCCAGGAGCCAACTCCTCCCGGTACGGTGTTCCAGACATCCTCTAACTTAGTCGTGTTGGACGTCGTGGTTACCGATCACGCAGGGAAGTCGATAACTGGCCTCACCCAGGATGACTTCACAGTTCTGGAAGATGGAGTCGCTCAAAGCATTACGTCTTTCGAAATTCCGCCCGGAGGCAATCTGCCCGCATCTGCGATTGCGACCGGAAACAGGCAAGACACGAAGACTACCGGCCCCGCGAAAGCGGCCTCTCCCCAGGCCCTGACCATTCTCGTCATCGACGAACTGAACACCGAGGTTCTCGACGAGATGTATGCACGCCAAGGCATCGAAAAATTCCTGGCAAAGCGTGGCCCCCATTTGGCGCAACCCACCTCGCTCATGCTGCTCGGCCAGAAGCGGCTCGAATTGTTGCAGGACTACACGCAAGATGCGCACGCCCTCACAGCAGCGTTGTATCATCGCCATCCTGAATTGCCCTTCGGCTTGATGGCCTCCGAATTCGGCGGTTCCTCAGAACGATTGGCCAAGTCATTGTGGGCGCTATCGCAGATTGCGGCGGCCAATAGTCACCATGAAGGACGCAAGAACGTGATCTGGGTCGGTCCCGGCTTTCCTGCTCTCAACAGTCGCATGCTCGACCCAGCGGACCGTCCACGCTTTGTGAATGCAGTGACTGAAAGCGCAAACCAACTCCTGAAGGCGCGCGTGTCGGTATACACCGTCAATCCGAAAGGGTTGGAGACTGCTCCTACAACGTACCAGTCCGGAGTTGGCGATTCCCTAGTATCGGAATCAGGGGATCAGGCTACTGGGGACTTGATATTCGAAAGCATCGCTCCGGATACGGGCGGCGAAATCTTTCGCTTGCGGAACGATGTGGATGTCGCGATCGCGGAGAGCGCGAACGACGGCTCCTCCTATTATTCGCTGGCCTACTATCCAACCAACCATAACTGGAATGGCAAGTACCGCCGCATTAAGATCGTCCTTCGCGGCCAGGGCCTGCAGGCGCGCACTCGCAAAGGCTACTTTGCCATTCCCGACCTCCCACTCACCGATGAGCAGGTTGATACGGTGCTCTCACGCGCGGTGATGAATCCACTCCCTTATCGGGCACTCGAGATTGAAGCCAAAGCGAAATCAGCGGGAGCGGGAAAGGGCCGCTTCTTAATCAGGGTGGATCGGCACAACTTGCATTGGGAGACACTATCGAACGGCAATCGTCGATGCGAGGTAACGGTTGTAGTTGCGGGTGTTGGTGGGGATGACAAAGTCTATAGCCACAAAGTCACCGAGTTGGAATCCGTGGTGGATAGCAAACGTTTCGAGCAGCAATTGAATAGACCCGTCGCCTTCGACGTGGTTGCTGACCTGCCTCCAAAAACAAAACACGTCCGCATCGTGGTTCGGGACGCCCACAGCGACCATATTGGCAGCGCCGATCTCTCCCGCGACGCACTTCCCTTCCGGTAA
- the nrfD gene encoding polysulfide reductase NrfD, which produces MPGVEGFMYPNEVELQWSVLIVLYPFLTGLVAGAFILASLERVFNVSAVKPTYRLALLTALAFLLIAPLPLQLHLGHPERSYEMYLTPHRTSAMAMFGFVYLWYLMAVLVLEIWLDYRRDIVLLSQSTTGWKRLIYRAMTLGSSNLSERALHIDERVGWVITIIGIPSAFLLHGYVGFIFGSVKANPWWSTPLMPVVFIFSAMVSGIAAVMLFYMLMMRIRKQVIDMTCVDTIARYLFYTFIIDFGLEMLDLIHRIYESDESFRSLDFMVHTKLYVSHILIQIVLGTVTPIALLALTQVLPLTEIVRKRIYGLAGCLTLIGIFAMRWNIVIGGQLFSKSFLGYTTYKMGLVAREGLLTAIVLTVLPLVILWVLIKLLPPWPEQPAIPNTISRA; this is translated from the coding sequence ATGCCCGGCGTTGAAGGCTTCATGTATCCGAACGAAGTAGAGCTGCAATGGAGCGTACTCATTGTTCTCTACCCGTTCCTGACCGGACTGGTCGCCGGCGCATTCATCCTGGCATCATTGGAACGTGTTTTTAACGTGAGTGCAGTGAAGCCCACCTACCGGCTCGCTCTGCTTACGGCTCTCGCCTTTTTGCTGATCGCTCCTCTTCCCTTGCAGTTGCATCTCGGACATCCCGAGCGCTCCTACGAAATGTATTTGACGCCGCACCGTACCTCGGCAATGGCCATGTTCGGATTCGTTTACCTCTGGTACCTGATGGCCGTCCTGGTATTGGAAATCTGGCTCGACTACCGCCGCGACATCGTCCTGCTCTCGCAATCGACCACCGGCTGGAAACGTCTGATCTACCGCGCCATGACGCTCGGGTCCAGCAATCTCAGTGAGCGCGCCCTGCACATTGATGAACGAGTCGGTTGGGTCATCACGATCATCGGTATTCCATCCGCATTCCTGCTCCATGGATATGTCGGCTTTATTTTCGGCTCGGTCAAAGCCAACCCGTGGTGGTCGACGCCCTTGATGCCAGTCGTATTTATTTTTTCGGCGATGGTCTCGGGGATCGCGGCGGTCATGCTCTTCTACATGCTGATGATGCGGATCCGAAAGCAAGTCATCGATATGACCTGCGTAGACACGATCGCGCGCTATCTCTTCTACACCTTCATCATCGATTTCGGTCTTGAAATGCTCGACCTGATCCATCGCATCTACGAATCGGACGAATCTTTCCGCAGCCTTGACTTCATGGTTCACACCAAGCTCTACGTGTCGCACATCCTGATCCAGATTGTGTTGGGTACGGTGACCCCGATTGCACTGCTGGCATTGACGCAGGTGCTGCCCCTTACCGAGATCGTGCGAAAACGTATTTATGGGCTCGCCGGATGCCTGACGTTAATTGGCATCTTTGCGATGCGCTGGAATATCGTGATTGGCGGACAGCTATTCTCGAAGAGTTTTCTGGGCTACACGACTTACAAGATGGGCTTGGTCGCCCGCGAAGGACTGCTCACCGCCATCGTCCTAACCGTCCTGCCGCTAGTGATTCTGTGGGTATTGATCAAACTCCTGCCGCCATGGCCTGAACAACCTGCGATACCGAACACCATATCTCGGGCATAA